The genomic interval CCAACTCATTCTCTACTTCACATTTAAATTCATGAAATACAGTTTTGacatctaatttatttttcaggaaGTACACGAAGACTTTTCTGGAGAAATCATCGATGAAGGTAATGAAATATTTGGCTCCTCCCATTGAAGCACACTCCATGGGGCCACAGAGATCTGAGTGTATGACCTCAAGTTGTGAAGTTGCTCTTGAGCCTTCATTTTTGAAAGAAAATCTAGTTTGCTTTCCTTCTATACAGGGTATGCATGCTTTACTATcaatttttgtaattttcactCCTTCAGTACAATTTACTAGCTTTTTCACATCATTGTAATTCAGGTGGGCCATTCTACGGTGCCAAACATCTAATGTTTCAGAACTATCAGTGGTAGTAACATATGCATTCCCTTCAGCAATAATCAATTTATACATGTTGTTGGTTAGTCTCGCCGTTGCTACTAATTGTTTCtctttattgtaaatattacAGCCAGTTTTATGAAAGTTGACATGACATCCATTCTTCACTAGCTGACTAACCGACAGCAAGTTAGCACTGAGCTCAGGAATAAATAAAACGTCTCTCACCTGGACAGTGTTTCTTTTACCATTATTACAGCAGAGATTGAGATCCACATTTCCCATCTTCTGTACAGTGACTGAAGAGTTATTGGCCACCTTTATACTTTGTATCGGAGGTGTCTTTACCGCATACAACCAATCAGATCTTCTCGTCATATGCATGGATGCGCCAGAGTCCACATACCAATCATTGTCATTCTGTGTGTTGGCTGAAAAAACTGCAGTAAAATTCTTATTAGCATTTGAAGAATCTTTCTTATTAGAGAAACAATTTTTGCTCAAATGTCCATATCGGTTACAACTGTAGCAACGGGGTCCTCGGGATTTATTCTGATTATTAGTGGGGTTACTATATTTCTTTGGGGGGTTTCTTGGCTTTGTGTACAATACTGTAGTATCAGATTCCGTTTTGACCTCTTGCaacaatttagttttaattgaaTCTGCACTAATTTTGACACCGGAGCTTTCAAGACCCATAATCATTGGTTTATACTGGTCTGGTAAACCCGCTAACATTAAAGTTCCTAACCACTCATCGTCGACTTTAAAATCTACATTTTTCAGTTTGTGAGCTgtggtaattattttatttacgtacTCTTCTACGTTTGAACATCCATCTAAGGTCGTGTTTACTAAATCTCGGAGTAAACCTACTCTTCGGGTCAAACCAGAGTCCTCAAATGCGTTTTGTAAATTTAGCCATACCTGTCTTGAAGTCTTTGCATCTTGGATATGTATGTAGTTGATCGGATCCACGAGCAGAATTATTTTTGACTTAGCTTTCAGGTCTAGCTTCGGATTTACCACGCCGTCCTCATTTTCGATACATTCCCACAACTCCTCTAGCTCGAGGTATGACTTTACGGCGAATTTCCATGTGTTGTAGTTTTCTCTCCCGGTCAGTTTGTCAATGTGAACTGTATTTGTCGACATTGCCTCGGAAACTGAATTGTACTTTTAGCTGAAATAAGCTGAAAGAAAACTATCTGCGGCAACCTAACCTCAACTATTTTTAATACGCGGTACTTTTCGGaattaaactttttacaaaaaattttactttcaggggctgggcccataacctgaagTAATAATTAAAAGACTGAAAGTTTAAATAAGTATGTATAATAATTGTTCTCAATGGATTTACAAAAGAGTATGCTCGCAGTAGGAAAAAGTATGGCGGAGAGAGGGCTAGAGATGGGGTCACATCCGGAGGGTGACTTCACTAGTGATGTGTTCAATTGCAACACATTTGCATGCGCGTGTCCGCTGCGCTTGCGTAAGCGTTACGTGGCAGGTGACAACGTGCTTGATTAGCCCTCTAATTTAGCCAATTAAATCTACACTACACAGTGTGTTGCTTCCGCCTAGTATTAAGAGAGGTTTTAGAACAAACAAACTGATTCAGCTACACATTTTATGAAAGTACAGCCAGCACATTCTCATCTAATTTCATATGTATTTCCCGAACACTTTAATCCGGTccttttcaagacgagagtgaataggaACTCGCCCTGTGAGTGGTATGTTACCATCCGggcatcctagactgcatctcacttaacatcaggtgcgattgcggtcaaatacctgccttgttctgcattaaaaacaTTAACGGCATTTAGTTGTGTGAGAGGGGATATGGAcgatttgcaataaaaatttagtcggatgatgtgctgtcgattgTAAATACCACccaattttatgtatttatttaggtattcgCTAATATTTTACTATAGCAGATGCTCATTAAATGATAAGACGTAAGACACAGTAGCATCTTGGTGTATTTTCCcaacaaaatgtttattttctgaCGTAGGTACAGGCTCTGCTTACTTCAGTAACAGTATAATTCAATTGCTTGGAACaatataatgatttatttattattcaatgtATGAGTAGCTCCAACAGCGGCTAGGAACGCGTGTCTTCCTGTCGTTCAATATTTGCATTCGTCGTATGTTTACGCAACTGTTACGTGTGGCATAGTTATAGAGGGTATACAGTGTTGTGTTGGCTGTAATTATAACACTCTTACCCGCTAATGAGTTTTAAATTGAGGCATTTATTGCTTATTCTTAGGTCACAGCATGGTCACAATGTTATGATGTTAATGACATAGGAACTATATAAGATTAAGCATGCAATGTGGGTGACCAGACCACACGTACACAGTGGCTTTAAAAATTGCTGCCTTGTAACTATAGGCATAGGTATCTCTATTTATACATAGACTTTATTTTACACACTGAAATCAATCACTATAGAGGTACTACTCTAGCGTTAAACTCAATTAAAAATAGTCTTCTTTGGTGAAAGTGTGAAGTTTCAATTCCAGTTTGAATAATTAACTCGGCTGGGGTCATCAGGGCACACAGCCTGTATCGATTGCGCCATCTATTGGGCAACTAATTATTTGAATAAACGCTTTTATCGATGCAGAAGAAGCTGTATTAAATGGCGTAATGGCCGTCTTTGAAATTGGACTATCGATACAATTGGatcattattttaatgataaatgaTACACATTGATGAAAAGTTTTGCAGCTTATGAAATACGAAAAGGATATGAATAAAAATTGCATTAGGGTtacaacaatatttatttagcaaCGATACTGATTACTTACGACACTTTTGCCTCTTCACTACAAACTTCTGGAAAAGGACTATCAACAAACGGAAAGAAAATCGCTAAATACCACTTTGTTCCAAACACCATCAACATGTTGGTCTTCCACTTGGATATGTCTACAGTTTGGCTTTTAAACTCATACGCTGTAATCCCTGCCATTGCATTTTTCACGTGGAACCAGACAAGTAAAGTTATCCAACACACAAGTACCAGGTTTAGAATAAAGAACAATACGTATAGTTCCTTGATGCCTAACGCATCTGCTGTCAAAAGTCTGACCACAGGATTAAAGATCTGAACTACTGCCAATATGAAGCCGTAGTCTTCATATTTGGATGAGATGAAGAAGTAGTCGTAGTAGGTTGAGTAGACCACAGATATGAGGATGTATATCAGGTACAGAAGATAGTATCTTTGGTTGTACAGTCCAACGCAGCGGGAGAAGAAGAAGCAGTGGTGGTCTCTTCTAAGAATGCAGATGTTACAGCGGTCGCAATGCCAGCTCTTCGGTGGTTGGTGTTTCTTGCACAATTCACAATACGAGTATTTCTCATCTCTCTCCACATGTATGGGTCTTCGAAACATCTTCAAGCTGGTATCAGTGAATATGGCCATAAACATGTTCCCAACGACGTTCATGAAGCAAAATGACGACATGATGATGTGGAACCAGTGTCGTGCTGTCCCGAACTCGTACATTTCCACGATCTGAGGCCGGACTATGATCAGGTGGAAGATGAAGTAGCAAGGCGTGAGGAAGAAGACTAAGCTGTAGCACTGAAGCTTCTCCAACatataaaacaatgttttcCACTTTGACTTCGAGGACATTATCGTTTTGTTTGTTTCTATTACTCTGTTAATCTAATGGTTCCAATATTCGGTTTCACAGTGCGCTTCACAAattattttaagatattattatagGCAGTAATTATTCCTTATTATagcgtaaaataataattaataaaataacacacACTTTTACATGTAACGTCAATATGATCTGTGACACTTCTTGACTTTCATGTAAGCTGTCTAAGCTGTCACCACTCTATGACTATtcattttctttctttaaaaaagtggtttcaggttttaatactttattaaaGTCCTTGTTGTAAACGACCTTCTTGAATAAACTCCACGGACGGAAGCAGAATTTACATTTTGACTAGTTTATAGCTATCTGCAGCAATCTGTATTCCACCGACACACTCATAAAGTCATCGCGTATCGATTTACGAATTCCTTACTGAGGGCATTCACTTCTGGCATCTACATAATATTGTGCTATTATtacaagccgtgtggtgacggtagaatagaatacatttgtcaccaactccaactcttcccgcgggtgtcgtaagaagcgacttagggactacatatCAAacagaacgggcagcagcgctctctgaaagccatcaatcttttaaactgcgatctccaacccgcctgccaagcaaAATGGGGACGATGGCAAAACCATAtaactatagtggaggaggctcgtAGTCCagctgtaaagggctgttgatgatgatgatgattacgaagtactaatttattttgtgttacCTCAATTCGTAACCTAAatcaactaaacaaacaaatatcTCTACTGTATTACATTTCCTAGATTTCTATTTGCACGTAATGAAATGTAGGAAACGAAATGGGAACGGCAGACCGCATATTGATCATGATATTGATATCCTATGTACACTGCGGTTGCAGAATTGAAACAAAGTCAGAAAGTTGCGGCATTGTATACTTTATTGCGATAAGTTATTGAGGAAAATATGAAAGCATTTAGATCGCAATAAGTCTTGTGTCGGTGTAATATTTCAAAAGATAATATCTGCTTTGAGTCTAGAGATGATGGATGTTAACAGCAAATCGGGATACGATTTaattaggtaataaataaaaaaaaaatctatttacacTACTTATATTTACCTCTTATGTCTGCAATACCAATATTTATTTCTGATGACGTTGACTTATTTATTGTTTCATCTTTTTCAGGtatgttttcaaaatatttcgACGAATCAATTCAGTGACCGGCAAGTATTTTCAAATGATTTTAGACACAGGATGGACAGGTTGGTCAAAATTATACAGTAAATTTATGACTATCTTAGCATAGTTTCGAcattaaggttcagccaaaccaacgcgatcagtcGGCGTggagcgatggcgatcagacttaaatgcattgatcgccatcgctgcacgccggctgatcgcattggtttggctgaacctttattAGTCTATTCTTTACCTCACGATTGTTGATTAATTTCCAATTGGTTTAATATTTGCCAGCCTTTCCCCTACATAGAATAAAGCCGTTCCCTCAAATGGCTTCTCGAGTTTCCGCTCCGTAATGATTAACACGGATACCTCACTTGTTTATAAAGCTATTATGAGCACTAAATCGTTACGTATAAatcgctgcgcgcgcgcacgcttCTGACATTTGAGCCCTTTGCCTGTCACCGCGTAATGGGCCTTAGCGACCTCAAAACAACGGTAGGTAAACGATAAAAGTGTACTTACGACGATTAAGAAAAGCTATTAAGAAAGGTCAATAAGAATCCACTTTCAAATGATGGCGTAAGAGCAAATAATAACAAATTGAAATATGATTGAGATTCGATGTTATTACTTTAGAGCAGTGGtacccaaagttgtctgggctacgaattatctaatacaagttcccaaactcgggacccactTATAGGAAATTTAACCGTTAACAATATGACTAAATAAAGGACTTGGATCtgtagggtggtgtgtcgttctacagacagggcccactcaatgttccctcacgacccaccactgggtcgcgacccatagtttgggaaaccctgcctTAGAGTCAATCAGAACGGTAATACACAGACAGCTGATATAGTTCGTGTAAATTACGAGTAACCTTACCTTAACCTTCCAGGGAGCACAAAGTCAGACTCAAAATTACAACTTAGTAATTCAGAGTTATTTCAATTCAGCGTCAATGGTTGTTTACTGTAGTAGTTTGCAATATTGACAATGTGAAATGGCGAGGACTGTACCACTTTAGATGTCTTACGATACTTAGCTAATGACTAATATTGTTCCACTAACAAGACAATGTTGTAACGAGATCAGTCCACACAGATTGACGGTCCATCATCTTAATTAGGTCTCTTCAACCTGATAAGTACTGTTTCAATAGCCCAGCTATGACAATAGCTCATCGCAACGCATATCATCGCTCATACGGTGAACGGAAAATACAGAAGCATGTGTGCAAACTTTACTTATGTTAGCTTTGCGTacatcccaatcccaactaatattataaatgcgaaagtaactctgtctgtctgtctgtctgtctgtctgtctgtctgtctgtctgtctgtctgtctgtctgtctgttacgctttcccgcttaaacctcgcaaccgattttgatgaaatttggcatagagatagtttgagtcccgggaaagaacataggatagtttttatcccggtttttgaaacagggacgcgcgcgataaagtttttctgtgacagacaaaattccacgcgggcgaagccgcgggcggaaagctagtttataatattgtGATAGAATAATATTGTAAGCGCACTGATGGGTTGTTGACGCATGTAAAATTAAGAAAGAAACATACCTAATTAATCTCATTATACTACATAATGATCTGTATATTTGAAGAATATAAGGGACTAAAAACGGTAACCGATTGGAATAAACTAAAGTCCTCTGCCGCGTCTGTCTCTGTTAGCGATAcactaaaaaaaactactaactAGACGGATTTTCAGACGATTTTCACCAATAGATAGCGTTTtctttatacttttttatactTACGCTAGCTTCTTAGAAACTCCCTTCTATGCTTCTGTCGTTCTCTGGTCCATATCATCTTCCTATTAGCACTCATTATCGTCTATCATCTCTTTTGTAACCGCTCTGTATCGAAGCCGATCTATTGATCCCAATCGGGCCTTTGTTTCGTAAGAACTTGCATGTCCGCAAATGCTATTCATAATTACGCTAAAGACTAGAATCTAATATCAGGTGAAGTAATTAATACCTTATTTACATTTCAAAATTGTAACAGCGGGAACATATTTTAACGGAACACAGTTATACCAAGGAACGAGGATAGAAAAGATAGGAAAGGAAAGATACATTACATTTATTCGTCTGCTGTATATGAATCCCCGTTATTATCTACTCGTATAGATACACCTGTCCATTTTCTAGTGCAAGTAGTATTTAATGCAAACAGATTTCATCAGTAATagtaaaacaaaattcatatacCTACCAATCTGTCTCAGTCATGATATAAAGTTTTTTTACTTATTGTGTATGCTGCCGTAGTTATCATTTGGTCTTCGTTTTTTAAATACATGGCTGCAACAGTATTTGCGGTCttattgtaattgtaatattgGGCAACATAATATAATACCTGCTAAGTCCATTAGAGAATAAGAGTCTCCTTAGTATGGCTTATGATCGATGGGGTAATAGAACAATAGCCCCTGAAATGTTCTAATGGTGTTAAGATACGAGTGTACTCGTACTAAATGTCAACGCAatgtttattatgtttaaatataaGGTTGTATGTCCATGTATAGGAGGTAGCGATTGCGGAGAGTTTTCATGAAGTTATGCCTCTTCATCGACATTATTCCCTTTCTCGTGACATTATTTTCAGTTCTTGgccattttttatttcattttcgttcaatttaaaatattttttctaggaTTTTTTAAGGTACACATCACATGCAGTGTTGTAATGTAAGGGCACTGTAAACTGTAACACTGAATTAGTTGGAAAAAAATGTTGTAATTCAATATTGGATAAACATTAAATCTATTCCGCTTCTGTTTCCCGCTGCCCGCTACGCTTATATCCACGCTTCTGAAAGTGGACTATAGTGACGAAACTTGCAAgataaattaactttttaagcCTGAAGAGACTGTTAATGTCAAGGGAGTGTCCAGTCATTAGCCGGCTTATGTCTTCAATGCATAATCCTATTAGATTTTTGAATAATGATCTGCTGAATAAAAGGCAAACTAGACGTTATGCCAATGGAGGTTATGAATCTACTATTGAACTAACTGCACACACCGGTCAGAATTGTCTCACAGGGTTTCTCTCAGCTATAAGATTATTTTAGGCAAAAGAAGACGGTTGCGTATGATTTCGGTTTACCTAAAGACTGACAGGTAAATAGAGCTCCGATTTACTACTAAGACTGACTAGCAAAAAAGACATGTTTTCGGGTTCCCTGAAGACTTTGTTCATGTTAGAAAAATCTTTGTATGGTGTGTTTTACGTAAGCCACATACTTCAACTACAAGTTTTTATTCTTTAGAAATAACTTTTGATGTGTATTTGCACGACATACGATTGCGGACCAATTATAGTCC from Ostrinia nubilalis chromosome 4, ilOstNubi1.1, whole genome shotgun sequence carries:
- the LOC135088434 gene encoding probable palmitoyltransferase ZDHHC24, with the protein product MSSKSKWKTLFYMLEKLQCYSLVFFLTPCYFIFHLIIVRPQIVEMYEFGTARHWFHIIMSSFCFMNVVGNMFMAIFTDTSLKMFRRPIHVERDEKYSYCELCKKHQPPKSWHCDRCNICILRRDHHCFFFSRCVGLYNQRYYLLYLIYILISVVYSTYYDYFFISSKYEDYGFILAVVQIFNPVVRLLTADALGIKELYVLFFILNLVLVCWITLLVWFHVKNAMAGITAYEFKSQTVDISKWKTNMLMVFGTKWYLAIFFPFVDSPFPEVCSEEAKVS